One window of the Candidatus Jettenia sp. genome contains the following:
- a CDS encoding FAD-binding oxidoreductase, which translates to MLRSTDPDIIHPYLKDASNLNGGYAQEVVFPENETEVVQILEEASCTRTPVTISGNGTGLVGARIPFGGIVLSTEKLGGLRGVYQTDSKSGYIITGPALTLKGLQEAASANGLLYPPDPTEQNAFIGASVATNASGARTFKYGATRKWVRRLKVILVTGDILELRRGEFPADTKDHIFLNGSRNTFTLKLPHYRSPHIKHSAGYYITPEMSALDLFIGSEGTLGVFTEVEVELILKPYGFFSGIVFLNQEEDAWHLVDQAREESLKNRVSQAKDQFDASVLEYFDSHALHILRTAYPQIPPQAQSAVFFEQEILPHSRKKLTEQWFRLFQSHQVLLDQSWFSESSQEHIEFRMFRHAIPALVNKLLRQHHQMKIGTDFTVPKEHFFDLLRLYRQTLRDSGLRYCTFGHIADNHLHVNILPQNDHEAQRGWQLYGQIADIIIRWGGSISAEHGVGKVKRNYLLNMVGRSGITEMACIKKKLDPYGILGRGNIIPEEFLNT; encoded by the coding sequence ATGCTCCGCAGCACTGATCCAGATATAATACACCCTTACCTTAAAGATGCTTCAAACCTTAACGGTGGTTATGCGCAGGAGGTGGTCTTCCCCGAAAATGAAACAGAGGTTGTTCAGATCCTGGAAGAGGCATCATGTACCAGGACGCCAGTAACGATCTCAGGAAATGGGACAGGCCTTGTGGGGGCGAGAATACCGTTCGGTGGGATTGTTCTTTCAACTGAAAAATTAGGTGGATTGAGGGGAGTTTATCAAACAGATAGTAAATCGGGTTATATCATAACAGGACCTGCCCTCACCCTGAAAGGGCTTCAGGAAGCAGCTTCAGCGAATGGGCTTCTTTACCCGCCAGATCCCACAGAACAGAACGCCTTTATTGGCGCCAGTGTAGCGACCAATGCCTCCGGGGCCAGAACCTTCAAATATGGAGCTACCCGCAAGTGGGTGAGGCGGTTAAAAGTTATTCTTGTTACAGGTGACATCCTGGAGTTGCGCCGTGGAGAATTCCCTGCCGATACAAAAGATCATATTTTCCTGAACGGTTCCAGAAATACCTTTACACTAAAGTTACCTCACTATCGTTCACCACACATAAAACATTCAGCTGGTTATTACATCACTCCAGAAATGAGCGCCCTCGATCTCTTTATCGGGTCAGAAGGAACTTTAGGCGTATTCACGGAAGTTGAGGTTGAGCTTATTCTTAAACCTTACGGATTCTTTAGTGGAATTGTTTTTCTCAATCAAGAGGAAGATGCCTGGCATCTGGTAGACCAGGCCAGAGAGGAGTCGTTAAAAAACCGTGTTTCTCAGGCAAAAGATCAATTCGATGCCAGTGTTCTGGAATATTTTGATTCCCATGCTCTTCACATCCTGCGTACTGCCTATCCTCAAATCCCGCCACAAGCCCAATCGGCTGTTTTCTTTGAACAGGAAATTCTCCCCCATTCAAGAAAAAAGCTTACAGAACAATGGTTTCGGTTATTCCAAAGCCATCAGGTCCTGTTAGACCAGAGTTGGTTCAGCGAAAGTTCTCAAGAACATATTGAATTTCGTATGTTTCGCCATGCTATCCCCGCTCTCGTTAACAAGCTCTTACGGCAACACCACCAAATGAAGATTGGCACTGATTTTACCGTCCCAAAAGAACACTTTTTTGATCTCTTGAGACTGTACCGGCAAACCCTGAGGGATTCAGGCCTTCGATACTGTACCTTTGGACACATTGCGGACAATCACCTTCACGTAAACATTCTTCCACAGAACGATCACGAGGCGCAAAGAGGATGGCAACTCTACGGTCAAATTGCCGATATAATTATTCGTTGGGGAGGTTCTATCTCTGCAGAGCATGGAGTGGGCAAGGTCAAAAGGAATTATCTGCTCAATATGGTCGGACGCTCAGGTATTACGGAGATGGCCTGCATTAAGAAAAAGCTCGATCCTTATGGAATTTTAGGAAGAGGAAATATTATTCCGGAAGAGTTTTTGAATACCTGA
- a CDS encoding Slp family lipoprotein: MVKSNRHFIFPRFMPIVLLLSTLGCAPVISKQIREQVKPDITPEAVLSDPEHYKGEMIVISGIIIEAENTKEETLLKVLQRPAGSRGKPKDVDVSGGRFLAIVDHYLDPVLYSKDRAVTIGGEVQGTRILPLGEIQYTYPVVNVKEIYLWPVEKQYYSPSPSFHIGFGLGYFH, translated from the coding sequence ATGGTAAAAAGCAACAGGCACTTTATTTTCCCCAGATTCATGCCGATTGTATTACTGCTATCAACGCTTGGCTGTGCCCCTGTTATATCAAAACAAATCAGAGAACAGGTAAAACCAGATATCACTCCCGAAGCTGTATTAAGCGATCCTGAACATTATAAAGGTGAAATGATTGTGATAAGCGGGATTATCATTGAGGCTGAAAACACGAAAGAGGAAACTTTGTTAAAGGTATTACAGCGCCCTGCTGGTTCTCGCGGAAAACCGAAAGATGTAGATGTATCCGGCGGAAGATTTTTAGCCATCGTTGATCACTATCTCGATCCGGTTCTCTATTCTAAGGATCGCGCTGTTACCATCGGTGGAGAAGTTCAGGGAACGAGGATACTACCTTTGGGAGAAATACAGTATACCTATCCGGTTGTTAATGTTAAAGAGATATACCTTTGGCCAGTTGAAAAGCAGTACTATTCTCCTTCTCCTTCATTCCACATCGGCTTTGGTCTTGGGTATTTCCATTAA
- a CDS encoding Slp family lipoprotein, which produces MIKGITYFNSYQCISFAILLLITGCAPVISKQVREQVNPNITVEEVFKDPERYQGEMIIVSGNIIETENTKEGTFIKILQHPAGSRGRPKDVDTSEGRFLAAFDHYLDPVIYAKGRAITIAGEVQGKQTLPVGEVQYTYPVIQAKEMHLWPVEKRYYSPDYYYHDHFWWRRGFWYY; this is translated from the coding sequence ATGATAAAAGGCATTACATATTTCAACTCATATCAATGTATATCATTTGCGATATTGTTATTGATAACCGGTTGCGCACCTGTTATATCAAAACAAGTAAGAGAACAAGTTAATCCAAATATCACGGTTGAAGAGGTATTTAAGGACCCTGAACGTTACCAGGGTGAAATGATTATCGTAAGTGGGAATATTATCGAGACCGAAAATACCAAAGAAGGCACTTTCATAAAGATATTGCAACATCCTGCGGGTTCCCGAGGAAGGCCTAAAGATGTGGATACAAGTGAAGGAAGATTTCTGGCGGCTTTCGACCACTATTTGGATCCGGTTATCTATGCTAAAGGACGCGCCATCACCATCGCAGGAGAAGTGCAGGGAAAACAAACATTACCTGTAGGAGAAGTGCAATATACCTATCCAGTTATCCAGGCTAAGGAGATGCACCTTTGGCCAGTTGAAAAGCGATATTATTCACCTGATTACTACTATCATGATCATTTCTGGTGGCGACGAGGTTTCTGGTATTACTAA
- a CDS encoding DUF393 domain-containing protein, translated as MKNKGRVVLMYDDACCLCRASMKWIHLYAIRRDAFECIPCQSEERRIRFPQMTDETCRKSLQLVLSDNRILAGDMALPEIIVRLKGLRWLYVLFKIPIIKALLYAIYHWIANNRYIISRTIKPFIEE; from the coding sequence GTGAAAAATAAAGGGCGTGTCGTTCTCATGTATGATGATGCCTGTTGTTTATGTCGCGCCAGCATGAAATGGATTCATCTGTATGCAATCCGAAGAGATGCCTTTGAATGTATTCCGTGCCAATCAGAGGAACGAAGAATCCGATTCCCTCAGATGACCGATGAAACATGTCGAAAATCCCTTCAACTCGTACTTTCAGATAACCGGATTTTAGCTGGCGATATGGCATTACCAGAGATAATTGTCCGATTAAAGGGTCTCAGATGGTTGTATGTATTGTTTAAGATACCCATAATAAAAGCACTCTTGTATGCTATCTATCACTGGATTGCCAATAATAGGTACATTATCTCACGAACGATAAAACCTTTTATTGAGGAGTAA
- the nadD gene encoding nicotinate-nucleotide adenylyltransferase, whose amino-acid sequence MDIGIFGGSFNPIHIGHLIVAEEVFQQQRLSKVVFIPTGISPHKDSIDLIHSSHRYHMVKQAISDNDHFEISDLEIKRSGKSYTIDTVRTFKEIYGEKQNLYLIIGSDMLHEINTWKDIDILSSLCRFVVVNRFPIPRNEDSHQFHLPLTKEESYNLSLMKDEAEFKNKEKKEIERLKVMIPFIGISSTEIRGRLRDGRSIRYLVPRCVEEYIKAHNLYRKNPVGFIEYK is encoded by the coding sequence ATGGATATTGGTATATTTGGTGGATCGTTTAACCCAATCCATATAGGTCACTTAATTGTTGCAGAGGAAGTATTTCAGCAGCAAAGATTATCGAAAGTGGTATTTATCCCTACCGGTATATCTCCGCATAAAGACTCGATCGATTTAATACATTCTTCTCATAGATATCACATGGTAAAACAGGCTATAAGCGATAACGATCATTTTGAGATTTCTGATTTAGAAATTAAACGGTCAGGAAAATCCTATACGATAGATACCGTAAGAACTTTTAAGGAGATATATGGGGAAAAACAGAACTTATATCTGATTATTGGATCAGATATGCTGCATGAGATAAATACCTGGAAAGACATTGATATACTTTCCAGCTTGTGCCGTTTTGTCGTGGTTAATCGTTTCCCGATACCAAGAAACGAAGATTCCCATCAATTCCATTTACCCCTCACCAAAGAGGAATCTTACAACCTTTCCCTTATGAAGGATGAGGCAGAGTTCAAAAATAAAGAGAAAAAAGAAATCGAAAGACTAAAAGTCATGATCCCATTCATAGGGATATCCTCTACCGAAATCAGAGGTAGATTACGGGACGGGCGTAGTATACGATATTTGGTTCCCCGATGCGTGGAAGAGTATATTAAAGCACATAATTTATATAGAAAAAATCCCGTCGGGTTTATTGAATATAAATAA
- the larC gene encoding nickel pincer cofactor biosynthesis protein LarC has protein sequence MKIAYFDCFSGVSGDMTLGAFIDAGLDLTVLKEHLGQLPIHGYELSAEKVKRAGIGGTKVHVIISQKDEHTHKHHNHHHSHYNFSDIQTIIEKSNLHHDIKKDSIRIFHRLATVEAKVHNTSIEKVHFHEVGAIDSIVDIVGSVIALKYTGIEKIYFSPIPTGHGYTMCEHGTFPVPPPAVAELLKGHLLKSVDIAKELTTPTGAAIVTTLGEGIHTIPEMRILQVGYGAGSYHDSTIPNLLRVIIGETTPGTEADEMWVVETNIDNMSGEIIGYVMDKLFEAGAVDVYFTPIQMKKERPGIIISALVPERNLSSVELVLFDQTATFGIRKYKVIRTILTREFKEFDTRFGKIKVKIGKFHEDIKSFSPEYEDCKRIAEEKGIPLKHVYRIISKDLENHGFLK, from the coding sequence TTGAAGATTGCATATTTTGATTGTTTTTCCGGTGTAAGCGGTGATATGACATTAGGGGCTTTTATAGATGCAGGATTAGATCTCACTGTTTTAAAAGAACACCTGGGACAACTTCCCATTCATGGTTATGAGCTATCTGCAGAAAAGGTAAAACGAGCAGGTATCGGCGGTACAAAAGTTCATGTAATAATATCTCAAAAAGATGAACATACACATAAACACCACAATCATCACCATTCACATTATAATTTTTCTGATATACAGACAATTATAGAAAAAAGTAACCTCCACCACGATATCAAGAAAGATAGTATCAGGATTTTTCATAGATTGGCAACGGTTGAGGCAAAAGTCCATAATACCTCAATAGAGAAAGTTCATTTTCATGAAGTAGGAGCAATAGACTCAATCGTTGACATTGTCGGGTCAGTAATTGCTCTAAAATACACAGGAATAGAAAAGATATATTTCTCACCTATTCCCACCGGTCATGGATATACGATGTGTGAACATGGCACATTCCCTGTTCCTCCACCTGCAGTGGCAGAACTCCTTAAGGGGCACTTATTAAAATCTGTCGATATAGCAAAAGAATTAACAACCCCTACTGGCGCTGCAATAGTAACGACGTTGGGAGAAGGCATACACACTATTCCAGAAATGAGAATCCTTCAGGTCGGTTATGGGGCAGGTAGTTACCATGACTCTACGATACCGAATTTATTACGTGTCATCATAGGAGAAACAACTCCGGGTACGGAAGCCGATGAAATGTGGGTTGTTGAGACCAACATTGATAATATGTCCGGAGAAATAATAGGCTATGTTATGGATAAATTATTTGAGGCAGGCGCGGTGGATGTGTATTTTACACCGATTCAGATGAAAAAGGAGCGTCCCGGAATAATTATTAGTGCTCTTGTACCGGAACGAAATCTATCTTCTGTTGAATTGGTTTTGTTTGACCAGACAGCCACCTTTGGCATAAGGAAATATAAAGTAATTCGTACAATACTTACCCGTGAGTTCAAAGAATTTGATACCCGGTTTGGTAAAATAAAGGTTAAAATTGGGAAATTTCATGAGGATATTAAAAGTTTTTCTCCTGAATATGAGGATTGCAAAAGGATTGCTGAGGAAAAAGGCATCCCCCTAAAGCATGTCTATCGTATCATTTCAAAAGATCTGGAAAATCATGGGTTTTTGAAATAA
- a CDS encoding YajQ family cyclic di-GMP-binding protein, which translates to MAEMHSFDIVCKVEMHEVNNAVDQAKKQLAVRYDFKGSKSSVTLNNDNSITLIADDDYKMRSLTEILQDKLEKRGIPLKSLNVGEPENALGGTIRQVITFQSGIPMEKAKELVKFIKGLKLKIQAQIQEDKVRITGQKIDDLQSVMKAIKDQNYDFAMQFVNYK; encoded by the coding sequence ATGGCAGAAATGCATTCGTTTGATATTGTATGTAAGGTAGAAATGCACGAGGTAAATAATGCGGTTGATCAGGCCAAAAAGCAGCTTGCAGTAAGATATGATTTTAAAGGAAGTAAATCTTCTGTTACGTTAAACAATGATAATTCTATAACATTAATTGCCGATGACGACTACAAGATGAGGAGTTTAACAGAGATTTTACAAGATAAGCTTGAAAAGAGGGGCATTCCCTTAAAATCGCTTAACGTTGGCGAGCCAGAAAATGCATTAGGTGGCACTATTCGGCAGGTTATTACGTTTCAGTCAGGCATTCCTATGGAAAAGGCCAAAGAACTGGTAAAATTTATTAAGGGATTGAAACTGAAAATCCAGGCTCAAATTCAGGAAGATAAGGTCCGTATAACCGGGCAAAAGATAGACGATCTCCAGTCAGTTATGAAGGCAATTAAAGACCAAAATTACGATTTTGCTATGCAGTTTGTAAATTATAAATAA
- a CDS encoding metallopeptidase family protein translates to MTKDLLRCFHCGQIYRIEECNQKKSMICVGCGLRVVPILAGKRHEKDTKGFCVLLGYFAIVALLGSLGGAMLMQGWNFWVTFAVLGGIIYLVGKIFVGTYKITGIVEYGLDEIIPEVQSTEHTIVFDRLVIDAIKELPQNIQDRLSNVSIVVEDRPTSNVLEKLKITPSGILLGLFEGIPLNKKSVWHSGTMPERITIFQKNIESLCHSEEEIKRRIKNVVRHELAHLIGFTEEEIKNLGY, encoded by the coding sequence ATGACAAAAGATCTATTACGATGCTTTCATTGTGGTCAGATATATCGTATTGAAGAGTGTAATCAGAAAAAGAGTATGATATGTGTCGGCTGTGGTTTAAGGGTAGTTCCTATACTAGCCGGGAAAAGGCACGAGAAGGATACAAAAGGGTTTTGTGTCTTGCTGGGGTATTTTGCAATTGTTGCTCTTTTGGGATCGTTAGGTGGCGCTATGCTCATGCAAGGATGGAACTTCTGGGTAACGTTTGCTGTGTTAGGGGGAATTATTTATCTTGTAGGTAAGATCTTTGTGGGTACCTATAAAATCACCGGAATTGTTGAGTATGGATTGGATGAAATAATTCCGGAAGTTCAAAGCACAGAGCATACTATAGTTTTCGATCGGCTTGTGATTGATGCAATCAAAGAATTGCCACAAAATATACAGGACCGTTTATCGAATGTGTCTATTGTTGTAGAGGATAGGCCTACCAGTAATGTATTAGAAAAACTGAAAATAACACCCAGCGGAATTTTGTTAGGGTTATTTGAGGGTATACCGCTTAACAAGAAAAGTGTATGGCATTCTGGTACAATGCCGGAGAGGATTACGATATTTCAGAAGAATATCGAGTCTCTTTGCCACTCGGAGGAGGAGATTAAGAGAAGGATAAAAAATGTGGTACGTCATGAATTAGCTCATCTTATCGGGTTTACGGAAGAAGAAATCAAGAATTTAGGTTATTGA
- a CDS encoding DUF481 domain-containing protein, whose amino-acid sequence MPKLRFLIFFLMYFCLINKAFTEEIKTIDGDIIKGEVVDADEECLSIRDEGGGAISFIQWRVISLISRDKEVIIVSHDETRRKFTILKTEGSLSAKDISLTTADTVSSIYPKEMIASRSFFTDGVEPSVQASTHDTPDVYAASQRQDTLQQGKPWKGNIDAGLTLQRGNRDALTTSVKTNFSLERMKDNFYFNSLLLFETTAGTKSADEQHGAFKYERKHKERLYSFHQESIEHDEIEKLSLRSITSSGMGYRFIERENLKYKSEIGPSYTYERFQDSMVRTSPGLRIGNYLDWQIFDSTFMYAKVDFIPAVDNLIQWRLESDVGLRQRLNKHISWNISWINQYDSDPSAEGVKNNDATILSTIGYNF is encoded by the coding sequence ATGCCTAAATTAAGATTTTTAATTTTTTTCCTGATGTATTTCTGTCTTATAAATAAGGCATTTACCGAAGAGATAAAAACTATTGATGGTGATATAATAAAAGGAGAAGTAGTAGATGCTGATGAGGAGTGTCTCTCGATCAGAGACGAAGGTGGAGGCGCTATTAGTTTTATCCAGTGGCGTGTTATCAGCCTTATTTCAAGAGATAAAGAGGTTATTATCGTAAGCCACGATGAAACCCGGAGGAAATTTACTATCCTTAAGACTGAGGGTAGTCTTTCTGCTAAAGATATAAGCCTCACGACGGCAGATACTGTATCATCAATTTACCCAAAGGAGATGATAGCCAGTCGGTCATTTTTTACGGATGGAGTAGAACCATCTGTGCAGGCGAGTACTCACGATACTCCAGATGTTTATGCAGCATCTCAGCGGCAAGATACCCTTCAACAAGGTAAACCGTGGAAGGGGAATATTGATGCCGGTCTTACCCTTCAAAGGGGAAATAGAGACGCATTAACTACGAGCGTAAAGACAAATTTTTCTCTGGAAAGAATGAAAGATAATTTTTATTTCAATAGCCTTCTTCTTTTTGAGACAACTGCCGGGACGAAGAGTGCTGACGAACAACACGGAGCTTTTAAGTATGAGCGTAAGCATAAAGAAAGATTGTATTCCTTTCACCAGGAGAGTATAGAGCATGATGAGATCGAGAAGTTAAGTCTCAGGTCTATTACATCATCAGGTATGGGCTATCGGTTTATTGAAAGGGAAAATTTGAAGTATAAGTCTGAAATAGGTCCGTCATATACCTATGAGAGATTTCAAGACAGTATGGTACGAACAAGTCCTGGTTTGAGAATTGGAAATTATTTAGATTGGCAAATTTTTGATTCAACTTTCATGTATGCGAAAGTAGATTTTATACCTGCAGTAGATAATCTTATACAATGGCGATTAGAATCTGATGTAGGATTAAGGCAAAGATTGAATAAACATATATCCTGGAACATTAGCTGGATCAACCAATATGATAGTGATCCTAGTGCAGAAGGGGTAAAAAATAACGATGCTACCATATTGAGTACCATAGGGTATAATTTCTAA